A stretch of Gymnodinialimonas phycosphaerae DNA encodes these proteins:
- a CDS encoding dipeptidase, with protein sequence MTDLQTVLDYADAHLDDSLDRLFEFIRIPSVSTVPAHAGDCCAAAKWLSDQLGDLGFDASVRDTQGHPMVVGHGTNAPGPHVLFYGHYDVQPVDPIDLWDTGPFEPTLKPAPDGDTHITGRGASDDKGQLLTFIEACRAWKAVTGSLPIKISMLFEGEEESGSASLGPFLEKSAEELQADVVMVCDTDMWDRETPAITTMLRGLVGEEFTITTADRDLHSGMFGNAARNALQVASDALSSLRTPDGGVALAGFYDGVEDLAPEIRDQWNSLPFDQDGFLSDVGLRIPAGESCYSIMEQVWARPSCEIHGVIGGYTDPGFKTVIPAKATAKVSFRLVAGQDPARIRAAFRAHIRSHVPEDCSVTFTSHGASPALSLPLDSPYLAATRAALSEEWGTEAALAGTGGSIPIVGEFKRQLGMDTLLVGFARFDNRIHSPNEKYDLSSFKGGIRSFVRVIAALAEIDESTA encoded by the coding sequence ATGACAGATCTTCAAACCGTGCTGGACTACGCCGACGCGCATCTGGACGACAGCCTCGACCGGCTGTTCGAGTTCATTCGAATTCCGTCAGTCTCGACCGTTCCGGCCCATGCGGGGGATTGCTGCGCCGCGGCCAAGTGGCTGTCCGATCAACTGGGCGATCTGGGCTTCGATGCCTCGGTGCGCGACACCCAAGGTCATCCGATGGTGGTGGGACACGGCACCAACGCCCCCGGGCCCCATGTGCTGTTCTACGGACACTACGACGTGCAGCCCGTGGATCCCATTGACCTGTGGGACACGGGTCCGTTCGAGCCGACGTTAAAGCCCGCCCCTGATGGCGACACCCACATTACCGGGCGCGGTGCGTCCGACGACAAGGGCCAGCTTCTGACCTTCATCGAGGCGTGCCGCGCGTGGAAAGCCGTCACCGGCAGCTTGCCGATCAAGATCTCCATGCTGTTCGAGGGGGAAGAGGAATCCGGCTCTGCAAGTCTTGGACCGTTTCTGGAGAAATCGGCGGAAGAGCTGCAAGCAGATGTGGTGATGGTCTGCGACACCGATATGTGGGACCGGGAAACTCCCGCGATCACCACCATGTTGCGTGGGTTGGTCGGTGAGGAGTTCACCATCACGACTGCCGACCGTGATCTGCACTCCGGCATGTTCGGCAACGCCGCGCGCAATGCGCTTCAGGTCGCCTCTGATGCCCTCTCCAGCCTGCGGACCCCGGATGGCGGCGTCGCGCTCGCGGGCTTCTACGATGGCGTCGAAGACCTGGCCCCGGAAATCCGCGATCAATGGAACAGCTTGCCCTTTGATCAGGACGGCTTCCTGTCCGACGTTGGGCTGCGTATCCCGGCGGGCGAGTCGTGCTATTCCATCATGGAGCAGGTCTGGGCGCGCCCCAGCTGCGAGATCCATGGTGTTATCGGCGGCTACACTGATCCCGGGTTCAAAACGGTGATCCCGGCCAAGGCGACGGCCAAGGTCTCGTTTCGGCTGGTGGCGGGTCAGGACCCCGCTCGAATCCGCGCGGCATTCCGCGCCCATATCCGATCCCATGTGCCAGAAGATTGCTCGGTCACATTCACGTCCCACGGCGCCAGCCCCGCGTTGTCGCTGCCACTCGACAGTCCATATCTTGCGGCCACGCGCGCCGCGCTCAGCGAGGAGTGGGGGACAGAAGCCGCGCTGGCCGGAACCGGCGGTTCCATCCCGATCGTCGGTGAATTCAAGCGTCAGTTGGGCATGGACACGCTGCTGGTGGGCTTCGCCCGCTTCGATAACCGTATCCACAGCCCGAACGAGAAATATGATCTGTCCAGCTTCAAAGGGGGCATCCGAAGCTTCGTGCGTGTCATCGCGGCACTGGCCGAAATCGACGAGAGCACGGCATGA
- a CDS encoding amidohydrolase family protein, translating to MKTLLTNAWILTVDAQMTEYQFGWILVVDGKIKALGDGPPPGADATRDMGGDIIMPGMVNTHCHMAMSLFRGLGEDVDDRLFRYMLPLERKFVSPEMVRAGSTLSALEMIMGGVTTVADMYYHETVVADVIARSGMRGVVGQTLADFDPPDHRSFDEGFALCDALADHCAGLSRVTASIAPHAPYSTGRAVMERVADWHETHPETRIQIHLAETEAEVDWAAMTHGTTTTAVCDRAGLLKPGTIAAHCLLMDDADIETLARTGTRVAHNARSNGKAGRGMARVDDMRRAGIPVGIATDGPMSGNTLDLFSQFGVVSIFAKILGASRKPLPTRDVIRMATIEGARVLGLDADTGSLEVGKRADLIRIDLSSPRLQPIYDSYSVLVFATMPTDVRDVMVDGTWLMRDRTVETLETAKVLTDANQVAGQFRAEIAAIDAAMAAKG from the coding sequence ATGAAGACGCTTCTCACGAACGCCTGGATCCTTACCGTCGATGCGCAGATGACGGAGTATCAATTCGGTTGGATTCTTGTAGTAGATGGTAAGATCAAAGCGCTTGGCGATGGACCGCCGCCCGGGGCCGACGCGACCCGCGACATGGGCGGCGACATCATCATGCCCGGCATGGTGAACACCCATTGTCATATGGCCATGTCGCTGTTCCGCGGGTTGGGTGAAGACGTCGATGACCGCCTGTTCCGCTACATGCTTCCGCTGGAACGCAAGTTCGTCTCGCCCGAGATGGTGCGCGCGGGCTCGACCCTGTCCGCGCTGGAGATGATCATGGGCGGCGTCACAACCGTCGCGGACATGTACTACCACGAGACCGTCGTCGCAGACGTCATCGCGCGTTCTGGTATGCGCGGTGTCGTGGGGCAGACGCTGGCCGATTTCGACCCGCCCGACCACCGCAGCTTCGATGAAGGTTTCGCGCTGTGTGATGCATTGGCGGATCACTGCGCGGGGCTGTCGCGGGTAACCGCCTCCATCGCGCCCCATGCGCCATACTCGACCGGCAGGGCGGTCATGGAGCGCGTCGCAGATTGGCACGAAACGCACCCGGAAACGCGTATTCAGATCCATTTGGCCGAGACCGAGGCCGAAGTGGATTGGGCCGCCATGACCCACGGGACGACCACCACCGCCGTCTGTGACAGGGCGGGGCTTCTGAAGCCCGGCACCATCGCCGCGCATTGCCTGCTGATGGATGACGCGGATATCGAGACCCTTGCGCGCACAGGAACGCGTGTGGCGCACAACGCACGCTCCAACGGAAAGGCCGGGCGAGGTATGGCGCGGGTCGACGATATGCGTCGCGCCGGCATCCCCGTGGGCATCGCCACCGATGGCCCGATGAGTGGGAACACACTTGATCTGTTCTCCCAGTTTGGCGTCGTGTCGATCTTCGCCAAGATCCTTGGCGCGTCCCGCAAGCCGCTACCGACGCGCGATGTCATCCGCATGGCGACGATCGAGGGCGCGCGGGTCCTGGGCCTTGACGCCGACACGGGCTCTTTGGAGGTCGGCAAACGGGCCGATCTGATCCGCATTGATCTGTCATCGCCGCGACTGCAGCCGATTTATGATTCCTATTCGGTGCTGGTGTTTGCCACGATGCCAACGGATGTGCGCGATGTGATGGTCGATGGCACGTGGCTCATGCGCGACCGGACAGTTGAAACGCTGGAGACCGCGAAGGTGCTGACCGATGCAAACCAGGTGGCCGGTCAATTCCGCGCCGAGATTGCCGCGATTGATGCCGCGATGGCCGCGAAAGGGTAA
- a CDS encoding ABC transporter ATP-binding protein: MTLPLSIEKITAHYGTTKVLEDLSLEVGDGELVSLLGASGCGKTTTLRLVAGFMQPTSGAIRLGDKDLTRLPAHGRDIGLVFQSYALFPHLSVLNNVGFGLKQRKLPGDEQRKRAMAMLERVGLVHLADRLPSELSGGQKQRVALARALVIEPPLLMFDEPLSNLDAKLRVDMRIEIRQLQRANGTTALYVTHDQEEAFSISDRVAIMDQGRIRQLDTPETLYQRPANSFVARFVGFENLIDLKVLNRDGALVRAEAKGGAVLSLSQDQLGEIPDEFILATRADGLHVTTADVAEGLPATLGLRTYLGRTYQYQCETGPGHLVANGSLASPFESGTRVTLVPNPDQCAILKPE; encoded by the coding sequence ATGACCCTGCCGCTTTCCATTGAAAAAATCACCGCCCACTATGGGACTACAAAGGTGCTGGAGGACCTGTCGCTGGAGGTGGGCGACGGCGAGTTGGTCTCGCTTCTGGGGGCGTCTGGTTGTGGCAAGACCACGACCCTGCGATTGGTCGCGGGGTTCATGCAACCTACCAGCGGAGCGATCCGTCTGGGAGACAAGGACCTGACGCGCCTTCCTGCCCATGGCCGCGATATCGGGCTTGTGTTCCAAAGCTACGCCCTGTTTCCGCACCTCAGTGTCCTCAACAACGTGGGCTTTGGGTTGAAGCAACGCAAACTTCCGGGGGATGAGCAGCGAAAACGCGCGATGGCCATGCTGGAACGCGTAGGTCTGGTGCATTTGGCGGACCGCTTGCCAAGCGAATTGTCAGGCGGCCAGAAACAACGAGTGGCGCTGGCGCGTGCGCTGGTGATCGAACCGCCCCTGCTGATGTTCGACGAGCCGCTGTCCAATCTGGATGCGAAACTCCGCGTCGATATGCGGATCGAGATACGGCAACTTCAGCGCGCCAATGGGACCACGGCGCTTTATGTGACCCACGACCAGGAAGAAGCGTTCTCGATCTCTGACCGGGTGGCGATCATGGATCAGGGCCGCATCAGACAGCTCGACACGCCCGAGACCCTGTACCAGCGCCCGGCGAACAGCTTTGTCGCGCGCTTTGTCGGGTTTGAGAACCTGATCGACCTTAAAGTCCTCAATCGCGACGGCGCACTGGTGCGCGCCGAGGCCAAGGGCGGGGCGGTCTTGAGCCTGTCACAGGATCAATTGGGCGAGATCCCGGATGAATTCATCCTCGCAACCCGGGCCGATGGCCTGCATGTGACCACCGCCGATGTGGCAGAGGGCCTGCCAGCGACGCTTGGCTTGCGGACCTATCTGGGGCGCACCTATCAATACCAGTGCGAAACCGGACCGGGCCATCTGGTTGCGAACGGCTCGCTCGCGTCACCGTTCGAGTCCGGCACCCGCGTGACGCTGGTTCCCAATCCGGATCAATGCGCGATCCTGAAGCCGGAATGA
- a CDS encoding ABC transporter permease — translation MNTRIHPALILLTVLVYFFLIGPLIIIFGASVSDTSYLAFPPQGLTLHWFENIWEISAFRRTIVTSFQVALLGTFIALLIGIPAAYALNRHRIHLPGWLSTLFILPILVPEIVIGFSLLRSINVGLGIPVIYSLLIGHTLLVLPYVVRVISAALASFDFSIEEAAISLGSRPVKTFFTIVLPNVRSGVIAAFILAFITSINDVSVSLFLTGPGISTLPIQILAHVEQFFDPTVASVSVLLMALTIIVMIIVERTLGLTVVAK, via the coding sequence ATGAACACCCGCATCCACCCCGCGCTGATCCTGCTGACGGTCCTGGTCTATTTCTTCCTGATTGGTCCCCTGATCATCATCTTCGGCGCCTCGGTCTCGGACACGTCCTATCTGGCCTTTCCGCCCCAGGGGCTGACCCTTCACTGGTTTGAAAACATCTGGGAAATCTCGGCCTTCCGCCGCACCATCGTGACCTCGTTTCAGGTAGCATTGCTGGGGACGTTCATCGCGCTGCTGATCGGGATACCTGCGGCCTACGCGCTGAACCGGCACCGGATCCATCTGCCGGGCTGGCTGTCGACGCTGTTCATCCTGCCCATTCTGGTGCCCGAGATCGTCATCGGCTTTTCGCTGCTGCGGTCCATCAATGTTGGCCTCGGCATTCCGGTAATCTATTCTTTGCTGATCGGGCACACGCTTCTTGTGCTGCCTTACGTGGTGCGCGTCATCTCCGCCGCGCTTGCGTCGTTCGATTTCTCCATCGAGGAGGCGGCGATTTCCCTTGGCAGTCGCCCGGTTAAGACCTTCTTCACTATCGTTTTGCCCAACGTCCGCTCGGGCGTAATTGCGGCGTTTATCCTCGCTTTCATCACCTCGATCAACGACGTGTCCGTCTCGCTGTTTCTGACAGGTCCGGGTATCTCGACCCTCCCAATCCAGATCCTCGCCCATGTCGAGCAGTTCTTCGACCCGACCGTCGCGTCGGTATCCGTCCTGCTGATGGCCCTGACCATCATCGTCATGATCATTGTCGAGCGTACGCTCGGGCTGACCGTCGTGGCCAAGTAG
- a CDS encoding ABC transporter permease yields MKRLAGWMLSSPATLAVSLFLIIPVAATISVTFTAPGGVFAPYVEFFSSGFQRTVLWRTFEVAALTTIMALFFGLLTAYVVSRCPPWMKSVLIVLAVFPLLTGVVVRSFAWLIILGRNGVLNNTLEWLGVIERPMALLYSQTSVVIAMIYIFIPLMILVLIGVLENIPDDLLQASSSLGASPTATFVQIILPLATPGLIVGAVLVFTASFTSYATPHLLGGTRQMMMGTFLHQRAMVSFDWVSASTVAAIMVVVIVTTVLVMTRLAKRLNPMAS; encoded by the coding sequence ATGAAACGCCTTGCAGGCTGGATGCTGTCGTCACCCGCGACACTGGCCGTGTCTCTTTTTCTGATAATTCCCGTCGCCGCCACGATCAGCGTGACCTTCACCGCCCCCGGCGGTGTGTTCGCCCCCTACGTGGAGTTCTTCTCGTCGGGGTTTCAGCGCACGGTCCTTTGGCGCACGTTCGAGGTGGCGGCACTCACCACGATCATGGCGCTCTTTTTCGGGTTGCTCACGGCCTATGTCGTGTCACGCTGCCCGCCATGGATGAAATCGGTCCTGATCGTTCTGGCGGTGTTTCCATTGCTGACGGGCGTGGTGGTCCGCTCGTTCGCATGGCTCATTATCCTGGGCCGCAACGGCGTTTTGAACAACACGCTGGAGTGGTTGGGCGTGATCGAGCGGCCTATGGCGCTGCTCTATAGCCAAACCTCTGTTGTGATCGCGATGATCTACATCTTCATACCCTTGATGATCCTGGTGCTTATCGGCGTGCTGGAGAACATTCCCGACGATCTGCTCCAAGCTTCGTCCTCGCTAGGGGCCTCGCCCACGGCGACCTTCGTGCAGATTATTCTGCCGTTGGCCACGCCGGGATTGATCGTGGGGGCTGTGCTGGTGTTCACCGCCAGCTTCACATCCTACGCGACCCCGCATCTTCTGGGGGGGACACGGCAGATGATGATGGGGACCTTCCTGCATCAGCGGGCAATGGTCAGCTTTGATTGGGTCAGCGCTTCGACGGTTGCGGCGATCATGGTTGTGGTGATCGTCACCACTGTTCTTGTCATGACGCGGCTGGCAAAGCGTCTCAACCCGATGGCGTCCTGA
- a CDS encoding ABC transporter substrate-binding protein yields MKRLHTLGAATVSVAAMLSAAPALAQSETFVVSWWGFNGDALQEIIIDPFQEMCDCEVIFETGNNADRLSRLQLRSGEGVDVIYLTDRFSQLGIELGLFQPVDRAQVPNIDNLYSFAQAPQGEYGPAYSIGRVGIVYNADEVETPITSWNDLWREDLAGAVSLPGITTTAGPMVVLRAGERAGVDAYADPDAAFAGVAEIQPNVLTNYNTGSEMINLFSTGEIAVSMAQDFALGRLQSAVPSVAWADLDDGDIATLNTINIASGSENVELAHQFLNFVLSAEIQQTLAERGVDAPVNTGVDLTEEQAAGWTYGDEMISSLNFVDYGPMNANLDDWINRWNEIFGM; encoded by the coding sequence ATGAAAAGACTTCACACTTTGGGCGCCGCAACGGTTTCGGTCGCCGCCATGCTTTCCGCCGCGCCAGCCCTGGCGCAGTCCGAGACCTTCGTCGTCTCATGGTGGGGGTTCAACGGCGATGCGCTTCAGGAAATCATCATCGACCCGTTCCAGGAAATGTGTGATTGCGAGGTGATTTTCGAGACCGGCAACAACGCTGACCGCCTGAGCCGTCTGCAACTGCGCAGTGGCGAAGGGGTTGACGTGATCTACCTGACGGACCGGTTCTCACAGTTGGGGATCGAATTGGGCTTGTTCCAGCCCGTTGACCGCGCGCAGGTGCCCAATATCGACAACCTCTATTCCTTCGCTCAAGCGCCACAGGGCGAGTACGGCCCCGCTTACAGCATTGGGCGGGTGGGTATTGTCTATAACGCCGATGAGGTCGAGACACCGATCACGTCGTGGAACGATCTGTGGCGCGAAGATCTGGCGGGCGCCGTGTCTCTGCCCGGCATCACGACGACAGCTGGCCCGATGGTCGTGCTGCGCGCAGGAGAGCGTGCTGGCGTGGATGCCTACGCAGACCCCGATGCGGCGTTCGCAGGTGTGGCCGAAATCCAGCCCAACGTGTTGACCAACTACAACACCGGGTCAGAGATGATTAACCTTTTCTCCACCGGCGAGATTGCTGTTTCAATGGCCCAGGACTTTGCCCTCGGCCGTCTGCAATCTGCGGTGCCCTCGGTGGCTTGGGCGGACCTTGACGATGGTGACATCGCCACGCTCAACACGATCAACATCGCCTCCGGGTCCGAAAATGTGGAGCTGGCCCATCAGTTCCTGAACTTTGTCCTGTCGGCCGAAATCCAGCAGACACTGGCCGAACGGGGCGTCGATGCGCCCGTGAACACGGGCGTCGATCTGACGGAAGAACAGGCAGCCGGTTGGACCTACGGTGACGAGATGATCAGCAGCCTCAACTTCGTCGACTACGGGCCGATGAACGCGAACCTGGACGACTGGATCAACCGCTGGAACGAAATCTTCGGCATGTAA
- a CDS encoding adenine deaminase: MTNPADQLINAADEVKIRQRLVRVALGHEPADTRLRVGKLLDVHSRMWLDDQEIIIVGRRIAYVGPAGSYPGTVENEVHEPDLMAVPGFGEVHKHIESSHVTPEWEAALVLPHGNTWTCEASHEFSNVNGARNLEFWLKARLSGSPQKIFPLPGSAVPPTAFEWGGGHFGYDEQLGFLSESLMVAGLDEVMDWPAVWNPDNPSYDRLWGMIEATFEKRGVIEGHAAGIKDLPTINAFGAAGLASDHEAWTMQEVLDKLRRGLFMELRPHSLPEMIRGLMDAGLTEWSQFALTTDDRSCSDTMKLGATDHNVRLAIEAGLPPEIAIQMVTINPARHMRLTPWVGSIAPGRFADIVLLDDLAKVGIAKVWADGDLVAEAGRYLPSVPRIDWPDWATQTVNITRDLSAADFAIPAKPGRDTMTAALLRPFHWDDDFITMDLPVADGHVQRDPERNVTKFAIVDRFSGQGKTSAMFWLGTGPRTPDTALACSMGHDKHNIWAVGSSDAAMAQAANALRDTQGGWALVREGKLAATVRYEVGGLMTCRPPEELDAEMQALYAEGGKVDWMYEPTFSPRWFPGFPERLAFATLTCAPWRWVLVAPSDRAPDGFVNVATGETHAIVW; the protein is encoded by the coding sequence ATGACCAATCCAGCGGACCAACTGATCAATGCCGCCGACGAGGTCAAGATCCGTCAGCGTCTGGTGCGGGTGGCACTGGGGCATGAGCCTGCGGATACGCGTCTTCGGGTGGGTAAACTGCTCGACGTTCACTCGCGAATGTGGCTGGACGATCAGGAAATCATCATCGTGGGCCGCCGCATCGCCTATGTCGGGCCAGCGGGGTCCTATCCCGGCACCGTCGAAAATGAGGTGCATGAACCAGACCTGATGGCCGTTCCCGGCTTTGGCGAAGTTCACAAACATATCGAGTCTTCTCACGTCACCCCGGAATGGGAGGCCGCGCTGGTACTGCCCCACGGCAACACATGGACCTGTGAGGCCAGTCACGAATTCTCCAACGTCAATGGCGCGCGCAACCTTGAATTCTGGCTCAAGGCACGGCTGTCGGGCAGCCCGCAGAAGATCTTTCCGCTGCCGGGCTCTGCCGTGCCGCCCACGGCCTTTGAGTGGGGCGGCGGGCATTTTGGCTATGATGAGCAGCTTGGTTTCCTGTCCGAAAGCCTGATGGTGGCGGGTCTGGACGAGGTGATGGATTGGCCCGCCGTCTGGAACCCCGACAACCCGTCCTACGACCGCCTGTGGGGGATGATCGAGGCCACCTTCGAGAAACGCGGCGTGATCGAGGGCCATGCGGCGGGCATCAAGGATCTGCCTACGATCAACGCATTTGGCGCGGCGGGCCTTGCCTCGGACCATGAGGCGTGGACAATGCAAGAGGTGCTCGACAAGCTGCGGCGCGGCCTCTTCATGGAACTGCGCCCGCATTCGCTGCCAGAGATGATCCGGGGCCTGATGGATGCGGGCCTGACGGAGTGGAGCCAGTTCGCGCTGACCACCGATGATCGCTCCTGCTCGGACACGATGAAACTGGGCGCCACGGATCATAACGTGCGCCTTGCGATCGAGGCCGGGTTGCCCCCGGAAATCGCCATTCAGATGGTCACGATCAACCCGGCGCGCCATATGCGGCTGACGCCTTGGGTCGGATCCATCGCGCCGGGGCGGTTTGCGGATATCGTTCTGCTGGATGATCTGGCCAAGGTCGGGATCGCCAAGGTCTGGGCCGATGGTGATCTTGTGGCGGAGGCGGGCAGGTACCTTCCTTCGGTGCCACGGATCGATTGGCCCGATTGGGCGACGCAGACCGTCAACATCACCCGCGACCTGTCCGCCGCCGACTTTGCAATTCCCGCCAAGCCGGGACGCGACACGATGACGGCGGCCTTGCTGCGCCCGTTCCATTGGGACGATGACTTCATCACGATGGATCTGCCCGTCGCGGATGGTCACGTGCAGCGCGATCCTGAACGCAACGTCACGAAGTTCGCCATCGTCGACCGCTTTTCCGGGCAGGGCAAAACCTCTGCCATGTTCTGGCTGGGGACGGGACCCCGCACGCCCGACACGGCGCTGGCCTGTTCGATGGGGCATGACAAGCACAATATCTGGGCGGTCGGCTCGTCTGACGCCGCGATGGCGCAGGCGGCCAACGCGTTGCGCGACACCCAGGGTGGCTGGGCACTGGTGCGGGAAGGTAAGCTGGCTGCCACGGTGCGCTATGAGGTCGGCGGCCTGATGACCTGTCGCCCGCCCGAAGAGCTGGATGCCGAAATGCAGGCACTCTACGCGGAAGGTGGCAAGGTGGACTGGATGTACGAGCCTACCTTCAGCCCCCGCTGGTTCCCTGGGTTTCCGGAACGACTGGCGTTCGCCACCCTCACCTGCGCGCCGTGGCGCTGGGTTCTTGTGGCGCCATCCGACCGGGCGCCGGACGGGTTCGTGAACGTTGCAACGGGCGAGACTCATGCCATCGTTTGGTAG
- a CDS encoding nucleoside hydrolase, with protein MTRKLILDSDGGVDDAQALLMLLAADRAPDLITIVSGNVGLQAATRNMLSVLTVAGRADIPVHMGADRPLVQPVHDATEIHGVDGLGGAPRPDLISEPAGNNGVGTIVASLQDAANRSERIDLLMIGPLTNLALALRLAPDCVTGIGNVTIMGGSVYGRGNITPAAEFNFFADPEAAHIVLAAGIEITLVPWEACAAHKITGVQVDTLFDARPDGRAKAFSQALVRHARSVVAGFGGGDHFRFVDTLAAAVVIDPGVVTQALQASVDVALAPGLTRGMTVVDPTGRLGTPARTIVEAADMDRVVSLYAASIDYEASA; from the coding sequence GTGACGCGAAAGCTTATCCTTGATTCCGACGGCGGCGTGGACGACGCGCAGGCGCTGCTGATGCTGCTTGCCGCAGATCGTGCGCCGGATCTGATAACGATCGTGTCCGGTAACGTGGGCCTGCAGGCGGCCACCCGCAACATGCTGTCGGTTCTGACCGTGGCCGGGCGGGCCGATATTCCAGTTCACATGGGTGCGGACCGGCCCTTGGTCCAGCCGGTCCATGACGCAACCGAAATCCACGGCGTGGACGGTTTGGGCGGCGCCCCGCGCCCGGACCTGATATCAGAGCCTGCCGGGAATAACGGCGTGGGCACCATCGTCGCGAGCCTGCAAGACGCCGCGAACCGGTCCGAAAGGATCGATCTTTTGATGATCGGCCCGCTCACCAATCTGGCCTTGGCTCTGCGCCTTGCGCCCGATTGCGTCACGGGCATCGGCAACGTCACCATCATGGGCGGATCGGTCTACGGCCGCGGGAACATCACGCCCGCCGCCGAGTTCAACTTTTTCGCCGACCCCGAAGCGGCACACATTGTCCTTGCCGCCGGGATCGAGATCACGCTCGTCCCGTGGGAGGCCTGTGCCGCCCACAAGATCACGGGGGTGCAGGTCGATACCCTGTTTGACGCGCGCCCCGATGGCCGCGCCAAGGCGTTTTCCCAAGCGCTGGTGCGCCATGCCAGATCCGTCGTCGCGGGCTTCGGTGGTGGCGATCACTTTCGCTTCGTCGACACGCTGGCTGCCGCCGTGGTCATTGACCCGGGTGTGGTGACGCAAGCGCTGCAAGCCTCCGTTGACGTGGCCTTGGCCCCCGGCCTGACACGCGGCATGACGGTCGTTGATCCCACCGGTCGTCTGGGCACGCCTGCGCGGACGATTGTTGAAGCGGCTGACATGGACCGCGTTGTCAGTCTTTACGCCGCCTCTATCGATTACGAGGCGTCGGCATGA
- a CDS encoding aminopeptidase P family protein has protein sequence MYTFKDRLSRLRTRMQETGTDLVALGPTSHMAWLSGADPHGDERPVLLLISQTHAGFLMPALNANSVRQATDLPFETWTDENGPAQALTTLLAACDATAPGLTVAIDEAMRADFALLLLDAMDAPVRRFSDTTLGALRAMKDESEIKALKDCARVNDAASMAGFEALKPGMTERDIARVIADHYKANGAKPEFTIVAFGANGAYPHHHTGDTVLEQNMAVLIDTGCRLNGYPSDMTRCGWFGDAPDEEFLQVTSIVEEAVQAALATVRPGVIARDIDKAARDVITAAGYGDAFIHRTGHGLGIDIHEPPYITATSEAVMQAGNVFSIEPGIYLEGRFGVRLEDIVTVTDTGADVLSSLPRTIWTPSA, from the coding sequence ATGTACACTTTCAAAGACCGCCTGTCGCGTTTACGTACTCGGATGCAAGAAACCGGGACCGACCTTGTGGCGCTTGGCCCCACGTCGCACATGGCGTGGCTTTCTGGTGCGGATCCCCACGGGGACGAGCGGCCCGTGCTGTTGCTGATCAGCCAGACCCACGCCGGGTTCCTGATGCCCGCGCTCAATGCCAATTCCGTGCGGCAAGCAACCGATCTGCCGTTCGAGACATGGACGGATGAGAATGGCCCGGCACAGGCCCTGACAACCCTGCTGGCCGCCTGCGATGCCACCGCGCCCGGCCTGACGGTCGCCATAGACGAGGCGATGCGCGCCGATTTCGCGCTTCTGCTGCTGGATGCCATGGATGCGCCCGTGCGCCGCTTCTCGGATACCACCCTCGGTGCGTTGCGCGCGATGAAAGATGAAAGCGAAATCAAGGCCTTGAAGGATTGTGCGCGCGTGAACGATGCTGCTTCCATGGCCGGATTCGAGGCTTTGAAGCCCGGAATGACCGAACGCGACATCGCGCGCGTCATCGCCGATCACTACAAGGCCAACGGCGCCAAGCCGGAATTCACCATCGTGGCCTTTGGCGCGAACGGCGCCTATCCGCATCACCACACCGGTGACACGGTATTGGAACAGAACATGGCCGTTTTGATCGACACCGGCTGTCGTTTGAACGGCTACCCCTCCGACATGACCCGCTGCGGCTGGTTCGGCGACGCCCCGGATGAGGAGTTCTTGCAAGTCACCTCTATCGTGGAAGAAGCCGTGCAGGCGGCCCTTGCGACCGTACGGCCCGGCGTCATCGCGCGCGACATCGACAAGGCCGCGCGCGACGTCATCACCGCCGCGGGCTACGGCGATGCTTTCATCCACCGCACGGGCCACGGTCTTGGCATCGACATCCACGAGCCGCCCTATATCACCGCCACGTCCGAGGCGGTTATGCAGGCAGGCAACGTCTTCTCGATCGAGCCCGGTATTTATCTTGAGGGCCGCTTTGGCGTCCGCCTTGAAGATATCGTGACTGTCACGGACACAGGCGCGGATGTCCTGTCGAGCCTTCCTCGCACGATCTGGACACCCTCGGCGTGA